Proteins encoded in a region of the Ruegeria sp. AD91A genome:
- a CDS encoding dimethylarginine dimethylaminohydrolase family protein — protein MPDPSFEFSRAITRRPAPTIADGLRAEDIGNPDFGGMIAAHKAYVAALKSTGAQVIELEPLDVFPDAQFVEDTALCLPQGAVLMRPGAPSRMGEVAEMAPTLRACYETIMEIKGPGHIEGGDILVTGREILVGRSDRTDAEGVEELAKITSEWGCKLREVFTPEGVLHFKTDCSLMDAETILATRRLDASGCFEGYRVLHVADGEEAAANAIRFNNLVLMAAGFPRTAEMLDREGFEVVEIDNTDCAKLDGGMSCLSLRF, from the coding sequence ATGCCAGACCCAAGTTTTGAGTTTTCCCGCGCCATCACCCGACGCCCGGCTCCGACCATAGCTGACGGATTGCGAGCAGAAGATATCGGAAACCCGGATTTCGGCGGGATGATAGCCGCGCATAAGGCATATGTGGCAGCACTGAAAAGCACCGGGGCGCAGGTGATCGAGCTTGAACCCCTGGATGTGTTTCCTGACGCGCAGTTTGTTGAAGACACGGCCCTTTGCCTGCCGCAGGGTGCTGTGCTGATGCGGCCTGGCGCACCTTCGCGGATGGGGGAAGTGGCCGAAATGGCCCCGACACTGCGTGCCTGCTACGAAACGATCATGGAAATCAAAGGTCCCGGCCATATCGAAGGTGGAGACATCCTGGTAACCGGGCGTGAAATTCTGGTGGGCCGGTCGGATCGCACTGACGCAGAAGGTGTCGAGGAACTGGCGAAAATCACCTCTGAATGGGGGTGCAAACTGCGGGAAGTGTTCACGCCCGAGGGGGTTTTACACTTTAAAACGGATTGCTCGCTTATGGATGCTGAGACAATCCTTGCGACCCGGCGATTGGACGCTTCGGGCTGCTTTGAAGGTTACCGGGTGCTGCATGTTGCAGACGGTGAAGAGGCAGCTGCCAACGCGATCCGGTTCAACAATCTGGTACTGATGGCAGCTGGATTCCCTCGCACCGCAGAGATGCTGGACCGTGAAGGCTTTGAGGTCGTTGAAATTGACAACACCGATTGTGCAAAGCTGGATGGTGGTATGTCCTGTCTTTCGTTGAGATTCTGA
- a CDS encoding AsmA family protein gives MDLSDEVAREELEPWERSVGYIVKGVLICCAVALVSVFAAWLLLSSALFSSVRTAFVENLVSKKLGQDVRIEDEVRLGLGRQLQISAAGLVLPGSPKTGAKLAAIDKLEFDISARDLWNNKLSLSGLSVSGLHLNLITDKDGVGNWRSISQADAAAGKTAKSRPLPVVGMLTDRKVDLTDIRIFYQNELNGLELDLQLPELLLKRNDQTNTATAVGTGSLNGEGFDLSGTFPAADPFQVSVDFEQASIVAEEVPQENGLQVRTTMEIAELGQLLDILKLNRVLEGTGNIAATVQTADGIARIDDLTVLAELDGGQSVSLTGKIGELGNPGDVSLTTRIRLFPENSEPAPAVSRYDLKLVAVDMVMDSVPGQVPQRQMVIQTNGFTLDTSGEGPPPIKFSELSRTPEGALRVGSINLRIGNPADPFIILNGSVDDALKLQGISSEGLMDIPASSLISPELLGPDDRLGRFSGDFHLSGGINQLSLTNLDGQTSETDVWALGVHGSVKNVLKFEDLDLAIDVEVPSGADLLEALSLERVETGQARFEIGLVSQGTDWNANAKVEVADSVLQIAADLDDATSDPVLRGAIESDLIKIDQIRTIVQAVAQLRKLGGSEPSEEDANKEASDTGPLRDVTLKPIGRSILLSGMDMDVDIDLRHIEGAKGISSLQSELTLNENEFKAGPLKFEYGGAHFDVSGQMDLSDEAHLLTLTGKAGGWQLDDILHSLNFKKGASGTIYADFSVTGETDSPKHFANTMSGSATVSMRDGSIETQLLDLAGLGVLPWVFTKEKQKVAPIVCLRAPISISNGNISTKQTTMETDHVQVVVFGDVNVAGKALDLNLQPRKIGEPLSKSPWPVTLRGPLSEPKIKVKDGPKRLKRSDGADKMPAKRKLCVPDILQLQ, from the coding sequence TTGGACCTGTCTGATGAGGTTGCGCGGGAAGAATTGGAACCTTGGGAGAGAAGTGTGGGATACATTGTCAAAGGTGTTTTAATTTGTTGCGCTGTCGCGCTTGTTTCTGTTTTTGCGGCCTGGCTTCTCCTGTCTTCCGCGTTGTTTTCTTCTGTCAGAACAGCTTTCGTTGAAAATCTGGTCAGCAAGAAACTTGGTCAGGACGTTAGAATAGAAGATGAAGTACGTCTCGGCCTTGGTCGGCAGTTGCAGATATCAGCGGCAGGGCTGGTACTACCCGGTTCGCCGAAAACAGGTGCGAAGCTGGCGGCAATCGACAAACTTGAATTTGACATTTCCGCGCGTGACCTTTGGAACAATAAGCTTTCGCTAAGTGGCCTTTCCGTCTCGGGTCTTCACCTGAACCTGATCACAGACAAAGATGGCGTTGGAAACTGGCGGTCCATTTCTCAAGCGGATGCTGCAGCCGGGAAAACCGCAAAGTCTCGGCCTCTACCTGTTGTCGGAATGCTGACGGACCGCAAAGTTGACCTGACGGATATCAGAATTTTTTATCAGAACGAATTGAACGGGCTTGAACTGGACCTGCAGCTTCCTGAACTGCTTTTGAAACGCAACGATCAAACCAACACTGCTACTGCGGTAGGAACCGGTTCGTTAAATGGAGAGGGGTTTGATCTGAGTGGGACGTTCCCAGCGGCAGATCCGTTTCAGGTATCGGTGGACTTTGAACAAGCCTCGATTGTTGCCGAAGAGGTCCCTCAGGAAAACGGGCTACAGGTGAGGACGACCATGGAGATTGCGGAACTTGGCCAGCTCCTCGACATCCTGAAGCTCAATCGTGTTTTGGAAGGTACAGGGAATATTGCTGCAACAGTCCAAACGGCTGACGGCATAGCCCGGATCGATGATCTGACCGTGCTGGCGGAGTTGGATGGAGGTCAAAGCGTCTCGCTGACGGGGAAAATCGGAGAGTTGGGGAACCCGGGAGATGTATCGCTGACGACCCGTATTCGGTTGTTCCCGGAAAACTCTGAGCCAGCCCCCGCCGTATCACGATATGATCTCAAACTTGTCGCGGTTGATATGGTTATGGACAGTGTTCCTGGGCAGGTTCCTCAGCGACAAATGGTAATTCAGACCAACGGGTTCACATTGGATACCTCAGGCGAAGGCCCGCCCCCAATCAAGTTTTCCGAGCTTTCCCGAACACCCGAAGGCGCCTTGCGTGTCGGGAGCATCAACTTGAGAATTGGGAACCCAGCTGATCCGTTTATCATTTTGAACGGGTCGGTCGATGACGCGCTGAAGCTGCAAGGCATATCATCTGAAGGTCTGATGGATATTCCGGCAAGCAGCCTGATCTCACCAGAGCTGTTAGGGCCGGACGACCGGCTTGGCAGGTTTTCCGGCGACTTTCATTTGAGCGGCGGTATCAATCAGCTTTCGCTGACGAATTTGGATGGTCAGACGAGTGAAACTGATGTCTGGGCCCTTGGGGTACATGGTTCTGTCAAGAATGTGCTCAAATTCGAGGACCTGGATCTGGCAATTGATGTCGAAGTCCCATCCGGAGCGGATCTGTTGGAGGCACTGTCACTTGAACGCGTGGAAACCGGGCAAGCTCGCTTTGAAATAGGGTTGGTTAGCCAAGGCACCGATTGGAACGCAAATGCCAAAGTCGAGGTTGCCGACTCTGTCCTGCAAATTGCAGCCGATCTTGATGATGCAACAAGCGACCCTGTATTGCGGGGTGCCATTGAAAGTGACCTGATAAAGATAGATCAGATCCGAACCATCGTTCAGGCGGTCGCACAGTTGAGGAAGTTAGGCGGTTCAGAGCCGAGCGAAGAAGACGCCAATAAAGAAGCCAGTGACACTGGCCCGCTAAGAGATGTGACGCTTAAACCTATCGGCCGTTCGATTCTGTTGTCCGGTATGGATATGGATGTTGATATTGATCTTCGGCACATAGAAGGGGCCAAAGGCATCAGCAGTTTGCAAAGCGAACTGACGCTCAACGAAAATGAGTTCAAGGCCGGGCCTTTGAAGTTTGAATACGGAGGCGCTCATTTCGATGTCAGCGGGCAAATGGATCTGTCGGACGAAGCGCATCTGCTTACGTTGACCGGCAAGGCAGGCGGTTGGCAACTGGATGATATTCTTCACAGTCTGAACTTCAAAAAGGGCGCCAGCGGTACGATCTACGCAGATTTTTCGGTGACCGGAGAAACCGATTCACCCAAACACTTTGCCAACACCATGAGCGGCAGCGCCACAGTTTCAATGCGCGATGGCTCGATCGAAACCCAGCTTCTTGATCTGGCAGGGCTAGGGGTCTTGCCTTGGGTGTTTACCAAGGAAAAACAAAAGGTTGCTCCAATCGTATGCTTGCGCGCACCGATCAGTATTTCCAATGGGAATATTTCGACGAAACAAACCACTATGGAAACAGATCATGTTCAGGTTGTTGTCTTCGGCGATGTTAATGTGGCTGGTAAAGCCCTGGACTTGAATCTGCAGCCCCGAAAGATCGGCGAACCTCTTTCGAAGAGCCCCTGGCCAGTGACTTTAAGGGGGCCTCTATCCGAGCCGAAAATCAAGGTCAAAGATGGGCCGAAACGGCTGAAACGATCTGACGGTGCGGACAAAATGCCTGCAAAAAGGAAACTCTGTGTTCCGGATATCTTGCAATTGCAATAG